The Haloplanus sp. CK5-1 genome contains a region encoding:
- a CDS encoding site-2 protease family protein — protein MDDQPLPSDLPDPDSLGDSFLVYEVEVGDDQVLYYGDLAGAKEAVLRTLSPRFRERGYRVSLEYRMGEHVLVATERSTGIDGIPWTNVVLFGLTVLTTLYAGSQWYGIDVAADPLAIVGAWPFALSVVGVLAVHELGHYVFSRYHDVEATLPYFIPIPSILGTLGAVIRMNDTIPDRRALFDIGVAGPLAGLVATVVVTAVGVSLPPVPVSEGSVVAGLDIGYPPLVAGIAALLGEPLAYGDGRMVNPVVVGGWVGAFVTFLNLLPVGQLDGSHVTRALLGERIGTIQRAVPVGLFGLAAYLFVFENGRGAQLWALWGVLSLLFLRGGTATPMDETSVDRTRWVIGGVTLLLGLSCFTPIPIAITG, from the coding sequence ATGGACGACCAACCGCTTCCGAGCGACCTCCCCGACCCGGACTCGCTCGGGGACTCGTTTCTCGTCTACGAGGTCGAGGTCGGTGACGATCAGGTGCTGTACTACGGCGACCTCGCCGGTGCGAAGGAGGCCGTCCTCCGGACGCTCTCCCCCCGGTTTCGCGAGCGCGGCTACCGCGTCTCGCTGGAGTACCGGATGGGGGAGCACGTCCTCGTCGCGACGGAGCGGTCCACGGGGATAGACGGTATCCCGTGGACGAACGTCGTGTTGTTCGGTCTGACGGTGTTGACGACGCTCTACGCCGGATCGCAGTGGTACGGGATCGACGTGGCCGCCGACCCGCTCGCCATCGTGGGGGCGTGGCCCTTCGCCCTGTCCGTCGTAGGCGTCCTCGCGGTCCACGAACTGGGCCACTACGTCTTCAGTCGCTACCACGACGTCGAGGCGACGCTCCCCTACTTCATTCCGATCCCGAGCATCCTCGGCACACTCGGGGCGGTGATCCGGATGAACGACACCATCCCCGACCGTCGGGCGCTGTTCGACATCGGCGTCGCGGGGCCGCTGGCCGGCCTCGTCGCGACCGTCGTCGTCACCGCGGTCGGCGTGTCGTTGCCGCCCGTCCCGGTGAGCGAGGGGAGCGTCGTCGCCGGCCTCGACATCGGCTACCCGCCGCTCGTCGCCGGCATCGCGGCGCTCCTGGGTGAGCCACTGGCCTACGGCGACGGCCGGATGGTCAACCCGGTCGTCGTCGGCGGCTGGGTCGGGGCGTTCGTGACCTTCCTCAACCTGCTCCCCGTCGGCCAACTCGACGGTTCCCACGTGACCCGTGCGTTGCTCGGGGAGCGGATCGGTACGATCCAGCGAGCCGTCCCGGTCGGCCTGTTCGGCCTCGCCGCGTACCTGTTCGTCTTCGAGAACGGTCGGGGGGCACAGCTCTGGGCGCTCTGGGGGGTGCTGTCGCTCCTCTTCCTGCGGGGCGGCACCGCGACGCCGATGGACGAAACCTCGGTCGACCGGACCCGATGGGTTATCGGTGGGGTGACGCTCCTCCTCGGGCTGTCGTGTTTCACACCGATTCCCATCGCGATCACCGGGTGA
- the pyrF gene encoding orotidine-5'-phosphate decarboxylase produces MSAFFDRLHDRIDRVDSVVSVGLDADPDRIPDFLTDRDLPRWAFNRRIIDATHDHAACYKPNAAFYEDADGWRALRETIAYAHGKDVPVLLDAKRADIGNTSRRYAGLLDTADAITVNPYMGRDSLDPFLSREDAGVFVLCRTSNPGGADLQDLELASGEPLYRRVAALADLWNEHGNVGLVVGATAPEELERLREEVPDIPFLVPGVGAQGGDVEAAVEYGLADGVGLVNSSRGIIFAGEQSSPSSRTESGDAPRDDEAAYFGAAGEAAKRLKTRLNRHR; encoded by the coding sequence ATGAGCGCCTTCTTCGATCGCCTGCACGATCGGATCGACCGCGTCGACAGCGTCGTCTCGGTCGGCCTCGACGCCGACCCCGACCGAATCCCCGACTTCCTCACCGACCGCGACCTGCCGCGCTGGGCGTTCAACCGCCGGATCATCGACGCCACGCACGATCACGCCGCCTGCTACAAGCCAAACGCCGCCTTCTACGAGGACGCCGACGGCTGGCGGGCACTCCGGGAGACGATAGCCTACGCCCACGGCAAGGACGTCCCCGTCTTACTGGACGCCAAGCGCGCGGACATCGGCAACACGTCCCGGCGATACGCCGGGCTGCTCGACACCGCCGACGCCATCACGGTCAACCCCTACATGGGCCGGGACTCGCTCGACCCGTTCCTCTCCCGGGAGGACGCGGGCGTGTTCGTCCTCTGTCGCACCTCGAACCCCGGTGGTGCGGACCTGCAGGACCTCGAACTCGCCTCGGGCGAACCGCTCTACCGGCGGGTGGCGGCGCTCGCCGACCTGTGGAACGAACACGGCAACGTCGGCCTCGTCGTCGGCGCGACGGCACCCGAGGAGCTCGAACGGCTCCGCGAGGAGGTGCCCGACATCCCCTTCCTCGTTCCCGGCGTCGGGGCCCAGGGCGGCGACGTCGAGGCGGCCGTCGAGTACGGCCTTGCCGACGGCGTCGGCCTCGTCAACTCCTCTCGGGGCATCATCTTCGCCGGTGAGCAGAGCTCACCGAGCTCCCGGACGGAATCCGGGGACGCCCCCCGAGACGACGAGGCGGCGTACTTCGGCGCGGCCGGCGAGGCGGCGAAGCGACTCAAAACACGCCTCAACCGGCACCGCTGA
- the csg gene encoding HVO_2072 family ArtA-dependent S-layer glycoprotein — MTDYNDKIRAVVLAALMVFSVFAGTVALSGSATATVDTINGDAATEDVEIGQSQVTQNVVFDVTIDGQSNTETVNINVSEATDAGSSIEDLDAGNVTVGGTDSAEVSLGTINNDLGAGDPNIDIDLQDDTQDGTSHTVTITATLTHDTGSISSESSPNTYNITNTTGTTGTASGTVDFAFQDTTAPTVVINSVSPTSPGQYGTVTVDYNLTDAGTGVDTTGSVTNLTLEDSDGDKIADTSLTTGTNQETTFDLTNLAGGEAAPGTLTLELNGTDSDSVTDPETASPIDTSASVTGVGSDNRALYTNGTGTFDTRDGTGVVFDGADVFQGEEDIEFGGPTSLTGVSGDAEGQTLQLPVSQSQATGQYDEDGPDVFRNGDNVGVTVLEPRVTTFDIENNNGEDISGSSVPQGQTDERGAGDLTVVADYNYNQAEDLELTVENEDGLDVTGDAIDGNANAFENSNGEVTWDLDLSDLNTGTFTIEVAGSDDLDFGSATESTTVTVTGDDDVTLDLASDSVTRGQDVTYTIRGSNAGDTHAIAISGDDFRDNANNRDRIFRDVGDVEYRGYNASSDVAWAVVQIDDDTGVGVGQVDTSQLDTTDVDVDLYASSNIDLATAGTAEFDANNTIANNDPEDDPSLEVEEGEVSVNTPGETYVVGSEVDINGTASEGIEDVAFYVRRQGEYKLLELDSNADPQTTISVDADDTFEKEDVVLSEHGGNGNDLLSQPGTYRFGVIDAADVNGTSGTTPSVNVSAFNTGTSSQKSLRVVDTELEANFQTVGGQVSTDDDVINVTGTSLGSQTVAFLFIDERGNVAYTSVTTDDDNTFEEDELDISGDNNMDLAEGQVSAHALTAGRDGSFGDGELPGSNTGDDTYTNLSNFVDELNDQSLTGDQARARVLDQTTEAVASDDRVVTSTFRLADSQSTIQSVYPEGMEASGVNPVGVDDTMVVEGATNLRPDDNSITVELMTQEGDSVALTTTDEWSYDGQWMVSLELEDVQTGTYDIEADDSYNTDVTEVEIVQNRQTATPEPTDTPEPTATDTPEPTDTARDTPEPDTATDTPEPDTATATPTSEGGPGFGAVIAVIALLAAALLAVRRDN, encoded by the coding sequence ATGACGGACTACAACGACAAGATCCGCGCGGTCGTCCTCGCGGCGCTCATGGTGTTCTCGGTTTTCGCCGGCACCGTGGCGCTCTCGGGGTCGGCTACCGCGACTGTAGACACTATCAATGGTGACGCCGCCACTGAAGACGTCGAGATTGGGCAGAGCCAAGTGACACAGAACGTAGTGTTCGACGTAACGATCGACGGTCAATCAAACACGGAGACGGTCAACATCAACGTATCGGAGGCCACCGATGCCGGATCCAGTATCGAGGATCTCGATGCCGGCAACGTCACGGTCGGTGGCACTGACTCCGCCGAGGTCAGCCTCGGGACCATCAACAACGACCTCGGGGCGGGCGACCCGAACATCGACATCGACCTCCAAGACGATACTCAAGACGGTACCTCCCACACCGTCACGATAACCGCCACGCTGACACACGACACCGGCAGTATCAGTTCGGAATCGAGTCCGAACACGTACAACATTACGAACACGACTGGTACTACTGGGACGGCTAGTGGGACGGTCGACTTCGCCTTCCAAGACACGACCGCCCCGACGGTCGTCATCAACAGCGTCTCCCCGACTTCTCCCGGTCAGTACGGCACCGTGACCGTCGACTACAACCTGACGGACGCGGGTACCGGCGTCGACACCACGGGGTCGGTTACGAACCTGACGCTAGAGGACAGCGACGGCGACAAGATCGCCGACACCAGCCTGACGACTGGAACCAATCAAGAGACGACGTTCGATCTCACGAACCTCGCCGGCGGCGAGGCGGCGCCCGGGACGCTCACGCTGGAACTCAACGGGACGGACAGCGACTCCGTCACCGATCCAGAGACGGCGTCGCCCATCGACACCAGCGCCTCGGTGACGGGCGTCGGCAGCGACAATCGCGCGCTGTACACGAACGGGACCGGCACCTTCGACACTCGTGACGGTACGGGCGTCGTCTTCGACGGCGCGGACGTGTTCCAGGGTGAGGAAGACATCGAGTTCGGCGGGCCCACCTCCCTGACGGGTGTCAGCGGTGACGCCGAGGGCCAGACCCTCCAGCTTCCGGTCAGCCAGAGCCAGGCGACTGGACAGTACGACGAGGACGGCCCGGACGTGTTCCGAAACGGCGATAACGTCGGCGTGACAGTGCTCGAACCGCGTGTCACCACCTTCGACATCGAGAACAACAACGGCGAGGACATCTCGGGCAGCTCGGTCCCGCAAGGTCAGACGGACGAGCGCGGCGCGGGTGACCTCACCGTCGTTGCCGACTACAACTACAACCAGGCCGAGGACCTCGAACTCACCGTCGAGAACGAAGACGGTCTCGACGTGACCGGCGACGCTATCGACGGCAACGCTAACGCCTTCGAGAACTCCAACGGCGAGGTCACTTGGGACCTCGACCTCTCGGACCTCAACACGGGGACGTTCACCATCGAAGTCGCTGGCTCGGACGACCTCGACTTCGGTAGCGCAACCGAGTCGACGACGGTCACCGTGACCGGCGACGACGACGTCACGCTCGACCTCGCATCCGATTCGGTCACGCGCGGACAGGACGTGACCTACACGATCCGCGGGTCGAACGCCGGCGACACGCACGCTATCGCCATCAGCGGCGATGACTTCCGCGACAACGCGAACAACCGCGACCGGATCTTCCGCGATGTCGGTGACGTCGAATACCGCGGCTACAACGCGAGCAGCGACGTCGCGTGGGCCGTCGTTCAGATCGACGACGACACCGGTGTCGGCGTCGGTCAGGTCGACACGAGCCAACTCGACACGACTGACGTCGACGTCGACCTCTACGCGTCGTCCAACATCGACCTTGCGACGGCCGGCACGGCCGAATTCGACGCGAACAACACGATCGCGAACAACGACCCCGAGGACGACCCCTCGCTAGAAGTCGAAGAGGGTGAAGTCTCGGTCAACACGCCCGGCGAAACCTACGTTGTCGGCAGCGAAGTCGACATCAACGGCACGGCCTCGGAAGGCATCGAAGACGTCGCCTTCTACGTCCGTCGCCAGGGCGAATACAAGCTCCTCGAACTCGACAGCAACGCGGACCCGCAGACGACGATCTCCGTCGACGCGGACGACACCTTCGAGAAAGAGGACGTCGTGCTGAGCGAACACGGCGGCAACGGGAACGACCTCCTGTCCCAGCCGGGCACCTACCGCTTCGGTGTCATCGACGCCGCTGACGTGAACGGTACGTCGGGTACCACTCCGAGCGTCAACGTCTCGGCGTTCAACACGGGCACGAGCTCGCAGAAGTCCCTCCGTGTCGTCGACACGGAACTGGAAGCGAACTTCCAGACGGTCGGCGGCCAGGTCTCGACTGATGACGATGTCATCAACGTGACCGGGACGTCGCTGGGTTCGCAGACGGTCGCGTTCCTCTTCATCGACGAACGTGGGAACGTCGCGTACACCAGCGTGACCACGGACGACGACAACACGTTCGAAGAGGACGAACTCGACATCAGCGGTGACAACAACATGGACCTCGCTGAAGGGCAGGTCAGCGCCCACGCACTCACGGCCGGGCGCGACGGCTCCTTCGGTGACGGTGAACTCCCCGGATCCAACACCGGTGACGACACCTACACGAACCTCTCGAACTTCGTTGACGAGCTCAACGACCAGTCGCTGACGGGCGACCAGGCACGAGCACGCGTCCTGGATCAGACGACCGAAGCAGTCGCGAGCGACGACCGGGTGGTCACCTCGACCTTCCGGCTTGCGGACTCGCAGTCGACGATCCAGAGCGTCTACCCCGAAGGCATGGAAGCCTCGGGCGTCAACCCGGTCGGCGTCGACGACACGATGGTCGTCGAAGGCGCGACCAACCTCCGTCCGGACGACAACTCGATCACCGTCGAACTCATGACGCAGGAGGGCGACTCGGTCGCACTGACGACGACCGACGAGTGGTCCTACGACGGTCAGTGGATGGTCTCCCTCGAACTCGAGGACGTGCAGACGGGCACGTACGACATCGAGGCCGACGACAGCTACAACACTGACGTCACCGAGGTAGAGATCGTCCAGAACCGCCAGACTGCGACGCCGGAGCCGACGGACACGCCGGAACCGACGGCAACGGACACGCCGGAACCGACGGACACGGCGAGGGACACACCCGAGCCTGACACGGCGACGGACACGCCCGAACCGGACACGGCGACCGCAACGCCGACGTCCGAGGGCGGCCCCGGCTTCGGTGCGGTCATCGCGGTCATCGCGCTCTTGGCGGCTGCGCTGCTGGCCGTCCGACGCGACAACTAA
- the rpsJ gene encoding 30S ribosomal protein S10 produces the protein MQQARVRLAGTSPEDLDGICDEVREIASKTGVSLSGPIPLPTKTLEVPSRKSPDGEGTATWEHWEMRVHKRLIDIDADERALRQLMRIQVPNDVSIEIVLED, from the coding sequence ATGCAGCAAGCACGCGTTCGTCTGGCGGGCACGAGCCCCGAGGACCTCGACGGGATCTGCGACGAAGTTCGCGAGATCGCGAGCAAGACGGGAGTCAGCCTCAGCGGTCCGATCCCGCTGCCCACGAAGACGCTCGAAGTCCCGTCCCGGAAGTCCCCCGACGGCGAGGGGACTGCCACCTGGGAGCACTGGGAGATGCGCGTCCACAAGCGGCTGATCGACATCGATGCGGACGAACGCGCACTGCGCCAGCTCATGCGCATCCAGGTGCCCAACGACGTCAGTATCGAGATCGTCCTCGAGGACTGA
- a CDS encoding ribosome biogenesis/translation initiation ATPase RLI yields MADDSIAVVDLDRCQPDRCNYECANFCPPNRTGEECIVTLEERHDDPDLYDGDPAQISISEELCLGETCGICVEKCPFDAIEIINLPQELEDDPIHQYGENAFRLYGLPVPESGTVTGLLGPNGIGKSTAVHALAGETVPNLGRYDDAPAWETVLDRYRGTALQTYLERLIDDEVAVARKPQYVDRIPDQVDGTTSDLLAGTDERGVVDELVDRLSIRPVIDQPIDTLSGGELQRVALAATLARDADFYFLDEITPYLDIGQRVTAARLVRELADEEDRSMLVVEHDLAVLDLLADTIHVAYGEPGAYGVVTDPKSVRNGINEYLRGYLDNENMRIRPDEITFEQHAPRESVDGTPLIEYPDLHKSYGEGEFSLSVDAGTIYRSEVLGVVGPNGIGKSTLAKLFAGSLTPDGGDLDFNPDIAYKPQYVEVDQPMRVDTFLSSITDDFGTSFWNTEIARPLQLDRIMEQQLTDLSGGERQRVAIAACLSEEADLYLLDEPSAHLDVEQRVQATTAIRRYAENHDATAMVIDHDIYMIDLLADRLMVFDGEPAQRGHASTPQDMRSGMNDFLADLDITFRRDERTGRPRINKPDSQLDRKQKRQGEYYYTP; encoded by the coding sequence ATGGCCGACGACAGCATCGCGGTCGTCGACCTCGATCGGTGTCAACCCGACCGCTGCAACTACGAGTGTGCGAACTTCTGTCCGCCAAACCGGACCGGCGAGGAGTGCATCGTCACTCTCGAAGAGCGCCACGACGACCCCGACCTCTACGACGGCGATCCGGCCCAGATCAGCATCTCCGAGGAGCTCTGTCTCGGCGAGACCTGCGGCATCTGCGTCGAGAAGTGTCCCTTCGACGCCATCGAGATCATCAACCTCCCACAGGAGTTAGAGGACGACCCGATCCACCAGTACGGCGAGAACGCCTTCCGGCTCTACGGCCTGCCCGTCCCCGAATCCGGGACGGTCACCGGGCTCCTCGGCCCGAACGGCATCGGGAAGTCCACCGCCGTCCACGCGCTGGCGGGCGAGACAGTCCCCAACCTCGGCCGGTACGACGACGCCCCCGCGTGGGAGACGGTGCTCGACCGCTACCGCGGGACGGCGCTCCAGACCTACCTCGAACGCCTGATCGACGACGAGGTGGCCGTCGCGCGCAAACCCCAGTACGTCGACCGCATCCCCGACCAGGTCGACGGGACGACGAGTGACTTGCTCGCTGGGACGGACGAACGCGGCGTCGTCGACGAGTTGGTCGACCGCCTCTCGATCCGGCCGGTGATCGACCAGCCGATCGACACGCTGTCGGGCGGCGAACTCCAGCGAGTGGCGCTGGCGGCGACGCTCGCCCGCGACGCCGACTTCTACTTCCTCGACGAGATCACCCCCTACCTCGATATCGGGCAACGGGTGACTGCGGCCCGCCTCGTCCGCGAGCTGGCCGACGAGGAGGACCGCTCGATGCTCGTGGTCGAACACGACCTCGCCGTCCTCGACCTCCTCGCCGATACGATCCACGTCGCCTACGGTGAACCCGGCGCGTACGGCGTCGTCACCGACCCCAAGTCGGTGCGCAACGGCATCAACGAGTATCTCCGGGGCTACCTCGACAACGAGAACATGCGTATCCGCCCCGACGAGATCACCTTCGAGCAGCATGCGCCCCGCGAATCGGTGGACGGGACGCCCCTGATCGAGTACCCCGACCTGCACAAATCGTACGGCGAGGGCGAGTTCTCGCTGTCGGTCGACGCCGGCACCATCTACCGCAGCGAGGTGCTCGGCGTGGTCGGCCCGAACGGCATCGGGAAGTCGACGCTCGCGAAACTGTTCGCGGGGTCGCTCACCCCCGACGGGGGCGACCTCGATTTCAACCCGGACATCGCCTACAAACCCCAGTACGTCGAGGTCGACCAGCCGATGCGGGTCGACACGTTCCTCTCCTCGATCACGGACGACTTCGGTACCTCGTTCTGGAACACGGAGATCGCCCGACCCCTGCAGTTGGACCGGATCATGGAACAGCAGTTGACGGACCTCTCGGGTGGGGAGCGCCAGCGCGTCGCCATCGCAGCCTGCCTCTCGGAGGAGGCCGACCTCTACCTGCTGGACGAACCCTCCGCCCACCTCGACGTCGAGCAGCGGGTGCAGGCCACCACCGCCATCCGCCGGTACGCCGAGAACCACGACGCCACCGCAATGGTGATCGACCACGACATCTACATGATCGACCTGCTGGCCGACCGCCTGATGGTGTTCGACGGCGAACCCGCCCAGCGCGGCCACGCCTCGACCCCACAGGACATGCGCTCGGGGATGAACGACTTCCTCGCGGATCTGGACATCACCTTCCGGCGCGACGAGCGGACGGGGCGTCCCCGCATCAACAAGCCCGACAGCCAACTCGACCGCAAGCAGAAGCGCCAGGGCGAGTACTACTACACGCCCTGA
- a CDS encoding transposase encodes MSSATLQDDPSVESFFNAVETETLALFEHLSFEFLEGFDVFAPAETGRTRDLEPPEMMRGFLHCYYKNIYGIRPVARELNNTVVWLSCSFDRPPSRDAVDRFLTDLEHVVDRVFDHLVEQAALRGLLDLTYSIDSTDVRAMPADPDASKCYDPTDDEYYYGYGCTIVSTGQKIPIAAEFTESKQAPEETAMRVTRDALAVGKPMWMLGDSAYDTLDWHDHLLAAGVVPVAPYNPRNTDDPKDIEYRVEDRIEKHSNDVQLKQSTLDETYNRRSGVERTNESVKGCGLGRTHARGRVHARAQVFLALCLRLVVAITNYERGDNPGSTIITV; translated from the coding sequence ATGAGTTCAGCGACCCTGCAAGATGATCCTTCGGTAGAATCGTTCTTCAATGCCGTGGAAACGGAGACGTTGGCGTTGTTCGAGCACCTCTCCTTCGAGTTTCTTGAAGGGTTCGACGTGTTCGCCCCGGCGGAGACGGGGCGAACACGAGATCTTGAGCCGCCCGAGATGATGCGTGGCTTTCTCCATTGCTATTACAAGAACATCTACGGTATCCGTCCGGTTGCACGAGAACTGAACAACACCGTTGTCTGGCTCAGCTGTAGCTTCGATCGACCGCCGTCGAGAGACGCGGTCGATCGATTCCTCACTGATCTTGAGCACGTTGTTGACCGGGTCTTCGACCATCTCGTCGAGCAGGCCGCCTTGCGGGGCCTGCTCGACTTGACGTATTCTATCGATTCAACCGACGTGAGAGCGATGCCCGCCGATCCAGACGCATCGAAGTGCTATGATCCAACCGATGACGAGTACTACTACGGCTACGGCTGCACGATCGTCTCAACCGGGCAAAAGATCCCGATTGCAGCCGAGTTCACCGAGAGCAAACAAGCACCAGAAGAGACGGCGATGCGCGTCACGCGTGACGCGCTCGCCGTCGGGAAACCGATGTGGATGCTTGGAGACAGTGCCTACGACACGCTCGACTGGCACGACCACCTGCTGGCCGCAGGGGTCGTGCCAGTCGCTCCGTACAATCCACGAAACACCGACGACCCGAAAGATATCGAGTACAGGGTAGAAGACCGCATTGAAAAACACAGCAACGACGTTCAGCTGAAGCAATCAACGCTAGACGAGACGTACAACCGCCGGAGTGGCGTCGAACGAACCAACGAATCAGTCAAGGGCTGCGGCCTCGGGCGAACGCACGCCCGAGGCCGCGTCCATGCACGAGCGCAGGTGTTCCTCGCGTTGTGTCTGCGCCTCGTCGTCGCAATCACCAACTACGAACGCGGAGACAATCCGGGAAGCACAATCATCACGGTGTGA
- a CDS encoding J domain-containing protein, whose product MDRDRLVLGLAAVFAGITVVLVVLAFVRQLFLLFLALPFGLTTYLMWHHATGRLAARTRRRARANGSTGSRRSPGGFGATAGGRGSRNRRAGRTTQGGRTGGASAPDDTPTRREAYETLGLEPGAGEDAVRRAYRSKVKDVHPDTEEGDEEAFKRVNRAYERLRG is encoded by the coding sequence GTGGACAGGGACCGACTCGTGCTCGGCCTCGCCGCGGTGTTCGCCGGCATCACGGTCGTGCTCGTGGTGCTCGCGTTCGTCCGTCAGCTATTCCTGCTGTTTCTGGCGCTTCCCTTCGGTCTGACGACGTACCTCATGTGGCACCACGCGACGGGGCGACTGGCGGCCCGCACCCGACGACGGGCGCGGGCGAACGGCAGTACCGGGTCGCGGCGCTCTCCGGGCGGGTTCGGCGCGACGGCCGGTGGGCGCGGGAGCCGTAACCGTCGCGCCGGTCGAACCACACAGGGCGGTCGGACCGGCGGGGCGAGCGCACCCGACGACACCCCGACCCGGCGCGAGGCCTACGAGACGCTCGGTCTGGAGCCCGGTGCGGGCGAGGACGCGGTCCGACGGGCCTACCGGTCGAAGGTCAAGGACGTCCACCCCGACACGGAGGAAGGTGACGAGGAGGCGTTCAAGCGCGTGAATCGCGCGTACGAGCGGCTCCGTGGCTGA
- a CDS encoding GTPBP1 family GTP-binding protein codes for MTADRAVLREALERGEEEGGPIEFKERLSRDVHLADGRMESLAAQLRHRMLSGDGEATYVVGVTDAGRVAGISPSSFSESMDVLSLLAEEAGAHIEDVETWGVGGDDGDGLVGVATVREGGILDTDDSHIVVGTAGHVDHGKSTLVGTLVTGQADDGEGGTRGYLDVQPHEVERGLSADLSYAVYGFDDSGPVRMDNPHRKTDRARVVEEADRLVSFVDTVGHEPWLRTTIRGLVGQKLDYGLLTVAADDGPTDTTREHLGILLATELPTMVAITKTDLVSEERVEEVERAVERLLRDVEETPLRIERHGVGTAAEEIGDVVPILKTSAVSGTGLDALDDLFERLPKTNGDDGEFRMYIDRTYSVTGVGAVASGTVNSGTVEAGDDLLLGPMADGSFREVEVRSIEMHYHRVDRAEAGRIVGIALKGVAEAEIERGMTLLPADADPTPVREFEADVVVLNHPTRIGTGYEPVVHLETVSEAAVFRPEDGHLLPGDHGTTTVEFKFRPYVVEEGQRFVFREGRSKGVGTVTDV; via the coding sequence ATGACCGCCGATCGGGCCGTCCTTCGGGAGGCCCTCGAACGCGGCGAGGAGGAGGGGGGGCCGATCGAGTTCAAGGAACGACTGTCCCGCGACGTCCACTTGGCCGACGGGCGCATGGAGAGTCTGGCCGCACAACTCCGCCACCGGATGCTGTCCGGCGACGGCGAGGCGACGTACGTCGTCGGCGTCACGGACGCCGGTCGGGTCGCCGGCATCTCCCCGTCGTCGTTCTCGGAGTCCATGGACGTCCTCTCCTTGCTCGCGGAGGAAGCAGGCGCACACATCGAGGACGTGGAGACGTGGGGCGTCGGCGGCGACGACGGCGACGGACTGGTCGGCGTCGCCACCGTCCGCGAGGGCGGTATCCTCGACACCGACGACTCCCACATCGTCGTCGGCACCGCCGGCCACGTCGACCACGGCAAGAGCACGCTCGTCGGGACGCTCGTCACGGGGCAGGCCGACGACGGCGAGGGCGGCACCCGCGGCTACCTCGACGTCCAGCCCCACGAAGTCGAGCGGGGCCTCTCGGCGGACCTCTCCTATGCGGTGTACGGCTTCGACGATTCGGGGCCGGTGCGGATGGACAACCCCCACCGCAAGACCGACCGTGCCCGGGTCGTCGAGGAGGCCGACCGCCTCGTCTCGTTCGTCGACACCGTCGGCCACGAGCCGTGGCTCCGGACGACGATCCGGGGACTCGTCGGGCAGAAACTCGACTACGGGCTGTTGACCGTCGCCGCCGACGACGGCCCGACCGACACGACGCGCGAGCACTTGGGGATCCTGCTCGCGACCGAACTGCCGACGATGGTGGCGATCACGAAGACCGACCTCGTGAGCGAGGAGCGCGTCGAGGAGGTCGAACGCGCCGTCGAACGCCTCCTTCGAGACGTCGAGGAGACGCCGCTCCGGATCGAACGCCACGGCGTTGGGACCGCCGCCGAGGAGATCGGGGACGTGGTGCCCATCCTGAAGACCAGCGCCGTCTCGGGAACCGGGCTGGACGCCCTCGACGACCTGTTCGAACGCCTCCCCAAGACCAACGGCGACGACGGCGAGTTTCGGATGTACATCGACCGGACGTACTCGGTGACCGGCGTGGGAGCCGTCGCCTCCGGCACCGTCAACTCCGGCACCGTCGAGGCGGGCGACGACCTCCTCCTCGGGCCGATGGCCGACGGCTCCTTCCGCGAGGTCGAGGTGCGCTCCATCGAGATGCACTACCACCGCGTCGACCGCGCCGAGGCCGGCCGCATCGTCGGCATCGCGCTCAAGGGCGTCGCGGAGGCGGAGATCGAGCGTGGGATGACCCTCCTGCCCGCCGACGCCGATCCCACGCCGGTCCGCGAGTTCGAGGCCGACGTGGTCGTCCTCAACCACCCGACCCGCATCGGCACGGGCTATGAACCCGTCGTTCACCTCGAAACGGTCAGCGAGGCGGCCGTCTTCCGCCCCGAGGACGGGCACCTCCTCCCCGGCGACCACGGGACCACGACCGTCGAGTTCAAATTCCGACCCTACGTGGTCGAGGAGGGCCAGCGGTTCGTCTTCCGCGAGGGCCGGAGCAAGGGCGTGGGGACGGTCACGGACGTGTAG